Proteins from a genomic interval of Candidatus Rubidus massiliensis:
- the ygdK gene encoding putative SufE-like protein YgdK: MNSKTFDEKQKKMVELFSACKSDDEKYQLIIQLGKKLPKLSDELKKTEYKVKGCQSTVYLYSFIENKKMHFCAESDSLMSAGLAALLINVYDNETPEVVLKNPPKYIDDLGLAANLTPNRANGLYSIHLKMKQDALDFYILSNQEIKENIA, encoded by the coding sequence ATGAATAGTAAAACGTTTGATGAGAAGCAAAAAAAAATGGTTGAACTTTTCTCAGCTTGTAAAAGCGATGACGAAAAGTACCAACTCATCATTCAATTAGGTAAAAAATTACCTAAATTGTCAGATGAGTTAAAAAAAACCGAATATAAAGTCAAAGGTTGTCAAAGCACAGTTTATCTATATTCTTTTATAGAAAACAAAAAAATGCACTTTTGTGCCGAATCCGATTCTCTAATGTCTGCGGGTCTCGCTGCTTTATTAATTAACGTTTATGATAACGAAACTCCTGAAGTCGTTTTAAAAAATCCACCTAAATATATAGACGATTTAGGACTTGCTGCTAATTTAACGCCCAATCGAGCTAACGGTTTATACAGTATTCATTTAAAAATGAAACAAGATGCCTTAGATTTTTACATTTTAAGCAATCAAGAAATCAAAGAAAATATAGCTTAA
- the infA gene encoding Translation initiation factor IF-1, whose protein sequence is MAKEDTIKIDGTVEELLPNMNFRVLLQNGSRVIAHLCGKMRMKNIRVLVGDTVTVEMSPYDLSKARIIFRQR, encoded by the coding sequence GTGGCAAAAGAAGATACAATTAAGATAGATGGAACAGTAGAAGAGCTGTTACCTAATATGAATTTTAGAGTGTTACTTCAAAATGGATCTAGAGTAATCGCACATTTATGTGGAAAAATGCGAATGAAAAATATTCGCGTTTTAGTCGGTGATACTGTTACCGTCGAAATGTCTCCTTACGATTTATCCAAAGCAAGAATTATTTTCCGTCAAAGATAA
- the nusG gene encoding hypothetical protein (Transcription termination/antitermination protein NusG) — protein sequence MYKWYVLQVLSTQEKKVKKALEEQRDLKSMTDFIDKVLLPIENVSEVKKGQQKVVEKRLWPGYLLIKMELNDESWQYVKSTPGVIDFLGGDKPTALTEVEVEEILRDLEDKKQKVTQRHKFEVGDRVKIVDGVFVNFIGTVTDVFHDKGRLSVLVSIFGRDTRVDDLEFVQVEEISDEAESN from the coding sequence ATGTATAAATGGTACGTCTTGCAAGTGTTATCAACACAAGAAAAAAAAGTGAAGAAAGCGCTTGAAGAACAACGTGATCTAAAGTCAATGACAGATTTCATCGACAAAGTATTGTTGCCAATCGAGAATGTTTCCGAAGTAAAAAAAGGGCAACAAAAGGTTGTTGAAAAGCGTTTATGGCCAGGTTATCTATTAATAAAAATGGAATTAAATGATGAATCTTGGCAATATGTTAAGAGCACTCCTGGTGTAATTGACTTTTTAGGTGGTGATAAACCGACAGCTCTTACCGAAGTGGAAGTAGAAGAAATTTTAAGAGATTTAGAAGATAAAAAACAAAAAGTCACTCAACGTCATAAGTTTGAAGTTGGCGATCGAGTAAAAATTGTAGACGGTGTTTTTGTCAACTTTATCGGTACAGTAACAGATGTTTTCCATGACAAAGGTCGTTTAAGTGTTCTCGTATCTATTTTTGGAAGAGACACAAGAGTAGACGATTTAGAGTTTGTACAAGTCGAAGAAATCAGCGATGAAGCAGAAAGCAATTAA
- a CDS encoding putative membrane protein: MADFVLLMGASFIATIGLMTILWLVYLIRKNAGIVDLGWCVSFLLVGSIYLYLGQGFWVRKWVLAGMIFIWAGRLLSYLMNRYIHTEEDPRYVQIREAWGSQHSNAKFLLLYWFQGLLVVILSICFLIAFRDPNPYWYPMQTWGLLFWLLGVGGEALADYQLETFKKDPLNNARVCNKGLWNYSRHPNYFFEWITWIGFCLYGWSSPFGIFTLISPIIMLILLVRISGIPLTEAHLLKAKGDAYRDYQNTTSSFIPWIKMR; the protein is encoded by the coding sequence ATGGCCGATTTTGTTTTATTAATGGGAGCAAGTTTTATTGCAACAATTGGGCTGATGACAATTTTATGGCTTGTTTATTTAATTCGAAAAAATGCTGGTATCGTAGATCTTGGTTGGTGCGTTTCTTTTCTATTGGTGGGGTCAATCTATCTATACTTGGGGCAAGGATTTTGGGTTAGAAAATGGGTTCTAGCTGGTATGATCTTTATTTGGGCAGGGCGCCTTTTAAGTTATCTGATGAATCGCTACATCCATACAGAAGAAGATCCCCGCTATGTACAGATTAGAGAAGCTTGGGGAAGTCAACACTCGAATGCAAAATTTTTACTACTCTACTGGTTTCAAGGATTGCTTGTCGTTATTTTATCTATTTGTTTTTTAATAGCTTTTAGAGATCCCAATCCTTATTGGTATCCTATGCAAACCTGGGGCTTATTATTCTGGTTACTAGGGGTAGGGGGAGAGGCTTTGGCGGATTACCAATTAGAAACGTTTAAAAAAGATCCCTTAAACAATGCGCGTGTATGTAACAAGGGTCTTTGGAATTACTCAAGGCATCCAAATTATTTTTTTGAATGGATTACGTGGATCGGTTTTTGTTTATACGGATGGAGCTCGCCCTTTGGAATTTTTACCCTTATTTCACCCATTATTATGTTAATTCTTTTAGTTAGAATATCGGGAATACCGCTTACCGAAGCTCACTTACTTAAAGCAAAAGGTGATGCTTATCGCGATTATCAAAATACTACAAGTTCCTTTATTCCTTGGATAAAAATGAGATAA
- the rplK gene encoding 50S ribosomal protein L11, with protein sequence MSKKVVKIIKLQIPAGKANPAPPIGPALGSAGVNIMAFCKEFNAKTQAMAGVILPVVITVYVDKTFSFITKQPPMPRLILQEAGIEKGSAVPNRDKVAKLSRAQAKKIAESKMQDTNARDIEAAIRLVEGTARSMGIDVER encoded by the coding sequence ATGTCAAAAAAAGTCGTAAAAATAATAAAATTACAAATTCCTGCCGGAAAAGCAAACCCAGCACCACCTATTGGTCCTGCCTTAGGTTCAGCTGGTGTAAATATCATGGCTTTTTGTAAGGAATTTAACGCAAAAACACAAGCGATGGCTGGAGTTATACTTCCAGTTGTTATCACTGTGTATGTAGATAAAACTTTTAGTTTTATAACAAAACAGCCTCCTATGCCAAGATTAATTCTTCAAGAGGCTGGTATAGAAAAAGGTTCAGCTGTACCTAACAGAGATAAAGTAGCAAAGCTTTCAAGAGCTCAAGCGAAAAAAATTGCAGAGTCAAAAATGCAAGATACAAACGCAAGAGATATAGAAGCTGCTATTCGTCTAGTAGAGGGTACTGCTAGATCGATGGGAATTGATGTCGAAAGGTAG
- the namA gene encoding NADPH dehydrogenase, whose protein sequence is MDKQNFDKIKGCLANSEHDREVEEIDLLSPLKIREVTFRNRIVMSPMCQYSAYEGFAQEWHMIHLGSRAVGGVALVMVEATAITKQGRISPNDLGIWSDEHIKFLSKIVDFVHCQGAIAGIQLAHAGRKASCDVPWNGGAPLKGELAWETIAPSALAFDEGYSIPKELSLKEIDQIVIDFEEGAKRALEAGFKVIEIHSAHGYLLHEFLSPMSNKRVDSYGGSFENRTRLLIRVVQALRKTIPDSLPLFVRISATDWVEGGWDINQSVQLAKVLKENGVDLIDASSGGLLPKVTIPVGTGYQVPFAQQIRREANILTGAVGLITEPKYANEIITSGFADLVFLGRELLRDPYWPLKAEHELNSDSHWPTPYGYAVKRRAK, encoded by the coding sequence ATGGACAAGCAAAATTTTGACAAAATTAAAGGATGTCTTGCTAATTCTGAGCATGATAGAGAAGTTGAAGAAATTGATTTACTAAGTCCTTTGAAAATACGAGAAGTTACCTTTCGCAATCGAATTGTTATGTCTCCTATGTGTCAGTATAGTGCTTATGAGGGATTTGCTCAAGAATGGCATATGATACACCTCGGTAGCCGTGCTGTCGGGGGAGTAGCATTAGTAATGGTCGAAGCGACAGCTATCACAAAGCAAGGGCGTATTTCCCCGAATGATTTAGGGATTTGGTCAGATGAGCATATAAAATTTTTATCTAAAATTGTTGATTTTGTGCATTGTCAAGGAGCTATTGCGGGAATTCAATTAGCTCATGCCGGTAGAAAAGCTAGTTGTGATGTACCTTGGAATGGGGGAGCACCTTTAAAAGGGGAATTGGCTTGGGAAACTATCGCGCCAAGCGCCTTAGCCTTTGATGAAGGTTATTCTATTCCAAAAGAGCTTTCCTTAAAAGAAATTGATCAAATTGTAATAGATTTTGAAGAAGGTGCTAAAAGAGCATTAGAAGCTGGATTTAAAGTAATAGAAATACATTCTGCTCATGGCTACTTACTACACGAATTTTTATCACCTATGAGTAATAAAAGAGTGGATAGTTACGGAGGTAGTTTTGAAAATAGAACTCGATTATTGATAAGAGTGGTACAAGCGTTAAGAAAAACTATTCCAGATTCCCTTCCTTTATTTGTTAGAATATCTGCAACTGATTGGGTTGAAGGGGGATGGGATATTAATCAATCGGTACAATTAGCTAAAGTATTAAAGGAAAATGGGGTCGATTTAATTGACGCATCCTCTGGCGGGTTATTGCCAAAAGTGACAATTCCTGTGGGTACAGGATATCAAGTTCCATTCGCTCAGCAAATTCGAAGAGAAGCAAATATATTAACAGGGGCTGTAGGATTAATCACAGAACCCAAATATGCAAATGAAATAATTACAAGTGGCTTTGCTGATTTAGTGTTTTTAGGACGAGAACTTCTAAGAGATCCTTATTGGCCTTTAAAAGCTGAACATGAGTTAAATAGTGATTCTCACTGGCCAACTCCTTATGGGTATGCGGTCAAAAGAAGGGCTAAATAG
- the tuf gene encoding Elongation factor Tu, with amino-acid sequence MAKEAFQRNKPHVNVGTIGHVDHGKTTLTAAITATLAKKGGAKFRDYASIDNTPEEKARGITINSSHVEYETDARHYAHVDCPGHADYVKNMITGAAQMDGAILVVAATDGAMPQTREHILLARQMQVPAIVVFLNKVDMLGESDQELLDLVEMELHELLESKGYNNCPIIRGSALKALEGDPKYVEAIEKLMQTVDEAIPTPQREVDKPFLMPVEDVFSISGRGTVATGRVERGIVRINDKLQLVGLGETRDTVATGLEMFNKLLDEARAGENVGILLRGVDKKQIERGMVLAAPGTCTPHTKFKGPVYILTKEEGGRHKPFFTGYRPQLYFRTTDVTGTIELPAGVEMVMPGDNVEITVELITPVAMEKGMRFAIREGGRTIGAGTVSEIIK; translated from the coding sequence ATGGCAAAAGAAGCATTTCAGCGTAATAAACCTCACGTTAACGTCGGCACAATTGGCCACGTTGACCACGGTAAAACGACTTTAACAGCTGCAATTACAGCAACTTTGGCAAAAAAAGGCGGCGCAAAGTTTCGTGATTACGCTTCTATAGATAATACACCAGAAGAAAAAGCACGTGGTATTACTATTAACTCATCCCACGTAGAATATGAAACAGATGCTAGACACTATGCTCACGTAGACTGCCCAGGTCACGCTGACTATGTTAAAAACATGATCACTGGTGCGGCACAAATGGACGGTGCAATTCTTGTTGTTGCAGCAACTGATGGTGCTATGCCTCAAACACGCGAGCACATCTTGTTAGCAAGACAGATGCAAGTTCCTGCAATCGTAGTTTTCTTAAACAAAGTCGATATGCTAGGTGAAAGCGATCAAGAACTTTTAGATCTAGTTGAAATGGAATTACATGAACTTTTAGAATCTAAAGGTTACAATAATTGCCCAATCATCAGAGGTTCAGCATTAAAAGCTCTTGAAGGCGACCCAAAATACGTAGAAGCTATCGAAAAATTAATGCAAACAGTTGACGAAGCAATTCCAACTCCTCAGCGTGAAGTTGATAAGCCATTCTTAATGCCTGTTGAAGACGTGTTCTCCATTTCAGGTCGTGGAACAGTGGCTACTGGCCGTGTTGAAAGAGGTATTGTAAGAATCAACGATAAATTACAATTAGTTGGTCTTGGCGAAACACGTGATACTGTTGCAACTGGCTTAGAAATGTTTAATAAATTGTTAGACGAAGCAAGAGCTGGTGAAAACGTTGGTATCTTATTACGTGGCGTAGACAAAAAACAAATCGAAAGAGGTATGGTTTTAGCAGCTCCTGGAACTTGTACACCACATACAAAATTCAAAGGACCTGTTTACATCTTGACAAAAGAAGAAGGTGGACGTCATAAGCCTTTCTTTACAGGATACCGTCCTCAGCTTTATTTCCGTACAACAGACGTAACTGGAACAATCGAGTTACCAGCTGGTGTGGAAATGGTTATGCCAGGTGATAACGTTGAAATTACAGTTGAATTGATCACACCAGTAGCGATGGAAAAAGGTATGCGTTTTGCTATTCGTGAAGGTGGTAGAACAATTGGTGCTGGTACAGTTTCCGAAATTATCAAGTAA
- a CDS encoding preprotein translocase subunit SecE: protein MSVEVKTMDTQKNNQVSSYTSSKETSTKNKLQVQEFFTDVKSELHKIHWTSYNELISYTKIVVGATFFMGMAIYGMDLLIQSTLDILKFGFRLITG from the coding sequence ATGAGTGTGGAAGTAAAAACTATGGATACGCAAAAAAATAATCAAGTTTCGTCATACACTTCATCAAAAGAGACCTCAACGAAAAATAAACTTCAAGTGCAAGAATTTTTTACTGATGTAAAGTCTGAACTGCATAAGATTCATTGGACTAGCTATAATGAATTAATTTCATACACAAAGATTGTGGTGGGAGCTACTTTTTTTATGGGAATGGCTATCTACGGAATGGATCTTCTTATTCAATCTACCTTAGATATTCTAAAATTTGGGTTTCGACTCATAACAGGTTAG